From Anopheles coluzzii chromosome 3, AcolN3, whole genome shotgun sequence, the proteins below share one genomic window:
- the LOC120957938 gene encoding transforming growth factor beta regulator 1, producing the protein MQNTGCEPSEAAPATAPEDEVNAKYRQKYRRLKRYMKDLVFENATLCDHIAQVQEKISQRSEERRFMLKKLLDIENELETQLGRPCSKLNELIASSLPPKRQYKKREKNASATSTSTTANGTAAGAAGTSGEPGPDTQDTQGTVPPDGVVMQNGKDEGGEESTKSGSIERHGGKNGTAIRVGKKRGPHAGSKAAGAAAGTKVRRKARMGGPAAKKQRTQSIPVDQSGHPSYPVTIGDFTVHSLGEVVSDRPAYHTECTLYPIGYTVTRPYGHYKDPEKRCHYTCRIVDDGERPRFEIVPECSDPSAVSSSTEDTSEPKEASSTADTIAGSTTDECHAELLQRINTALNVRSVDTRPLGDWFFGLAHPTIANLLQSFPSAKRCTNYRGVGKRAARAAGDKEDDPTLSYDALVRHVTISAYRTVPEIKEEPPDELFDHSDGNSFSLSV; encoded by the exons ATGCAAAACACAGGCTGCGAACCATCGGAAGCAGCACCGGCCACAGCCCCCGAGGACGAAGTGAATGCAAAGTATCGACAAAAGTACCGCCGGCTAAAACGGTACATGAAGGATTTGGTGTTT GAAAATGCAACACTGTGCGATCACATAGCACAGGTGCAGGAGAAGATAAGCCAGCGTAGTGAGGAGCGACGGTTCATGCTGAAGAAGCTGCTGGACATCGAGAACGAGCTGGAGACGCAGCTCGGCCGACCGTGCAGCAAGCTGAACGAGCTGATCGCGAGCAGTTTACCACCGAAACGACAGTACAAGAAGCGGGAGAAGAATGCCAGCGCcacctccacctccaccaccgccaacgGGACGGCGGCGGGTGCGGCGGGCACATCCGGGGAGCCAGGCCCGGACACACAAGATACTCAGGGAACCGTGCCGCCCGATGGCGTCGTGATGCAGAACGGCAAGGACGAGGGCGGAGAGGAAAGCACCAAATCTGGTTCGATCGAACGGCACGGTGGCAAGAACGGCACGGCCATCCGGGTGGGCAAAAAGCGTGGCCCACATGCTGGAAGCAAAGCGGCCGGGGCAGCGGCAGGCACTAAGGTGCGACGGAAGGCCCGGATGGGTGGACCGGCGGCAAAAAAGCAGCGCACGCAAAGCATCCCCGTCGACCAGTCCGGTCACCCGTCGTACCCGGTCACGATCGGGGACTTTACCGTGCACAGTCTCGGCGAGGTGGTGTCGGATCGGCCCGCCTACCACACGGAGTGTACGCTCTATCCGATCGGCTACACGGTCACGCGACCGTACGGCCACTACAAAGATCCGGAAAAGCGCTGCCACTATACCTGCCGCATAGTGGACGATGGGGAGCGGCCCCGGTTCGAGATCGTGCCGGAATGTTCGGACCCGTCGGCCGTCTCGTCGTCCACCGAGGATACCAGTGAGCCGAAGGAGGCCAGCTCCACGGCGGACACCATCGCCGGCTCGACGACGGACGAGTGTCATGCggagctgctgcagcgcatCAACACGGCGCTGAACGTGCGCTCGGTCGATACCCGTCCGCTGGGCGATTGGTTCTTCGGGCTGGCCCACCCGACCATCGCGAACCTGCTGCAGAGCTTTCCGAGCGCGAAGCGGTGCACGAACTATCGGGGCGTCGGCAAGCGGGCGGCTCGGGCCGCCGGCGACAAAGAGGACGATCCGACGCTTAGCTACGATGCGCTGGTGCGGCACGTAACGATTTCGGCGTATCGCACGGTGCCGGAGATTAAGGAGGAACCGCCGGACGAACTGTTTGACCATTCGGATGGCAACTCGTTCAGCTTGTCGGTGTAG
- the LOC120957942 gene encoding antigen 5 like allergen Cul n 1-like, with product MSPVSVKRITCAVVLLVALISHTSGQTDYCEPTLCKNNLVHVGCGKSENYGPYCPIDRQLVPMTEEVKTYILDLHNVFRANVARGEVTNYSPASRMPTLIWDEELQKLAEYNVKTCIYGHDYCRNTKLFPLVGQNIAANSFYGMEVTPLDTMTELLHSWYAENENANQDYIDNYPLLGQDPPKDIGHFTQIVMDKATAVGCAMIQYTQNEQGHDWVHQNYVCNYSNSIARGHPVYIKGNPCELCVTGCSANYPGLCNIGEPVQPTAAW from the exons ATGTCGCCTGTGTCAGTGAAAA GGATAACGTGTGCagtagtgttgttggtggcgcTGATTAGTCACACAAGTGGTCAGACGGATTATTGTGAGCCGACGTTATGTA AGAACAACCTAGTACATGTAGGATGTGGTAAGAGCGAGAATTACGGCCCATACTGTCCCATCGATCGACAGCTGGTGCCGATGACGGAGGAGGTCAAAACCTACATCCTAGACCTGCACAACGTGTTCCGTGCCAATGTCGCACGTGGTGAGGTGACCAACTATTCTCCTGCCTCTCGCATGCCGACGCTG ATCTGGGATGAAGAGCTACAGAAGCTGGCCGAGTATAATGTGAAAACCTGCATCTACGGGCACGATTACTGCCGCAACACGAAGCTGTTCCCGCTGGTCGGCCAAAACATTGCCGCCAACTCGTTCTACGGCATGGAGGTGACACCGCTCGACACCATGACCGAGCTGCTGCACAGCTGGTACGCGGAGAACGAGAATGCCAACCAGGATTACATCGACAACTACCCGCTGCTCGGACAAGATCCACC CAAGGATATTGGACACTTTACGCAGATCGTGATGGACAAGGCGACGGCCGTCGGGTGCGCCATGATCCAGTACACGCAGAACGAGCAGGGTCACGATTGGGTGCACCAGAACTACGTCTGCAACTACTCCAACTCGATCGCCCGTGGCCATCCGGTCTACATAAAGGGCAATCCGTGCGAGTTGTGCGTGACGGGCTGCAGCGCCAACTATCCCGGCCTGTGCAACATCGGTGAACCCGTGCAGCCTACGGCGGCGTGGTAA
- the LOC120957940 gene encoding coiled-coil domain-containing protein 97: MWKRASIRETLDIHAHKRAQPAVFIDTLLVNKAVRWNSSRPCKMGTDVKKAEVKDEEEGINGTIGGGSAGSLVNENDIFDHISGNPRVFYKNQQINDPELTDSEKRTILRDVLNKSHGTFLSRFGFFMHDEHLRYFEQDEQTLAYSPDERYEIDYHLERIRRLRNGGRAVEVRNRRYAALQRMCTDGTYFSETEMMQRDPLLYEQLVGQFLTEREKRERDASVPVPQSVVGILLSKIDQDQAKETLQKLETEERHQEQEEDSQPAERIADRSRPNSPGFPRAQWGNFDEEEVERVAAQREAREKRAHQRRLAIPPAHLVTAGERDLLRDEFIGIMHARFIAGEEEEFDYAKVDNSDDYDDLDTVEQDEQERYFDDEEEEEEQEDGATAATANAERSCNRMEVEKEDESEDDLDIYMRHLNRHLEQQQQRTTSVDGPVRDPNCEYDSDDD; this comes from the exons ATGTGGAAACGCGCTTCTATTCGCGAAACGCTTGACattcacgcacacaaacgcgcacaGCCAGCCGTCTTCATCGACACTTTGTTGGTAAACAAAGCAGTGCGTTGGAATAGCAGCAGGCCATGCAAAATGGGTACTGATGTGAAG AAAGCAGAAGTAAAGGATGAGGAAGAAGGAATCAACGGAACCATTGGCGGTGGTAGTGCCGGATCTCTTGTAAACGAAAACGACATCTTCGACCATATCAGCGGCAACCCGCGCGTGTTttacaaaaaccaacaaataaACGATCCCGAGCTAACGGACAGCGAGAAGCGAACGATTCTACGCGATGTGCTGAACAAAAGCCACGGCACCTTCCTTTCCCGGTTCGGGTTTTTCATGCACGACGAGCATCTCCGGTACTTCGAGCAGGACGAGCAAACGCTTGCCTATAGTCCGGACGAGCGGTATGAGATCGATTACCATCTGGAGCGTATCCGGCGGCTGCGGAACGGGGGCCGAGCGGTGGAGGTACGCAACCGGCGCTATGCCGCCCTGCAGCGGATGTGTACCGATGGGACGTACTTCAGCGAGACGGAAATGATGCAGCGAGATCCCCTGCTATACGAGCAACTCGTGGGCCAGTTCCTGACGGAGCGGGAGAAGCGCGAAAGGGATGCAAGCGTCCCGGTGCCGCAGAGTGTCGTTGGCATACTGCTCAGCAAAATTGATCAGGATCAGGCGAAGGAAACGCTGCAAAAGCTGGAAACGGAAGAGCGACAccaggagcaggaggaggattCGCAGCCCGCGGAACGGATCGCGGATCGGTCGCGCCCAAATTCGCCCGGCTTTCCGCGCGCCCAGTGGGGCAATTTTGATGAGGAGGAAGTGGAACGAGTCGCCGCCCAGCGGGAGGCGCGTGAAAAGCGGGCCCACCAGCGACGGCTTGCGATACCGCCCGCCCATTTGGTGACGGCGGGCGAGCGGGATCTGCTGCGGGACGAGTTTATTGGCATTATGCATGCGAGGTTTATAGcgggcgaggaggaggagttcGATTACGCGAAGGTGGACAATTCGGATGATTACGATGATCTGGACACGGTGGAGCAGGACGAGCAGGAAAGGTATTTcgacgatgaggaggaggaggaggagcaggaggatgGCGCCACCGCCGCTACCGCCAATGCCGAGCGGTCATGCAACCGGATGGAGGTGGAAAAGGAGGATGAGAGTGAGGATGATTTGGATATTTACATGCGCCACCTGAATCGCCatttggagcagcagcagcagcgtacgACCAGCGTGGACGGGCCGGTTCGTGATCCAAACTGCGAATacgacagcgacgacgacTAA